One region of Azospirillum lipoferum 4B genomic DNA includes:
- a CDS encoding nicotinate phosphoribosyltransferase, translating to MAGKGPTALNPTSAQVPDWTDTYFRRTREAVGKFGDKTVTYAIFMRRPVVCAPRLAVDWLEAVARERNTTFQIELNYPEGKWVGAGEPIMYVTGSFYHLVDCETILLQKLGPASVAAYNAFTMCADLPKVAFLAMDARHCAGTEMAEMMAYAASVGSDRAKRKVGAKGFIGNATDATAPYFGQEKGMGTMPHALIGYAGSTVRAAEMFHETFPDLSLTVLVDYFGREITDGLEVCRRFPQLAAQGKLALRLDTSGGRFVEGLDPPGSYAVLERHAPHAIRGYRDETQLRYLIGTGVSAAAIHYVRERLDEAGFPAVKIVASSGFGPAKCRLMAEANAPVDVIGTGSYLPERWTETYATADIIEYDGERRVKVGREFLFRR from the coding sequence ATGGCCGGCAAAGGGCCGACCGCCCTCAACCCGACCTCCGCCCAGGTCCCCGACTGGACGGACACCTATTTCCGCCGCACCAGGGAAGCGGTGGGCAAGTTCGGCGACAAGACCGTGACCTACGCCATCTTCATGCGGCGTCCGGTGGTCTGCGCCCCGCGCCTGGCGGTGGACTGGCTGGAGGCGGTGGCGCGCGAGCGCAACACGACGTTCCAGATCGAGCTGAACTACCCCGAGGGAAAATGGGTCGGCGCCGGCGAGCCGATCATGTATGTCACCGGCTCCTTCTATCATCTGGTCGATTGCGAGACGATCCTCCTGCAGAAGCTGGGGCCGGCAAGCGTCGCGGCCTACAACGCCTTCACCATGTGCGCCGACCTGCCGAAGGTCGCCTTCCTTGCCATGGATGCGCGCCACTGCGCCGGGACGGAAATGGCGGAGATGATGGCCTATGCCGCCTCCGTCGGCTCGGACCGGGCCAAGCGCAAGGTCGGGGCCAAGGGCTTCATCGGCAATGCCACCGACGCCACCGCCCCCTATTTCGGGCAGGAGAAGGGGATGGGCACCATGCCCCATGCCCTGATCGGCTATGCCGGCTCGACCGTGCGCGCGGCGGAGATGTTCCACGAGACCTTCCCCGACCTGTCGCTGACCGTGCTGGTCGATTATTTCGGCCGCGAGATCACCGACGGGCTGGAGGTCTGCCGCCGCTTCCCGCAGCTCGCCGCCCAGGGCAAGCTGGCGCTGCGGCTCGACACCTCCGGCGGGCGCTTCGTCGAGGGGCTGGACCCGCCCGGCTCCTACGCCGTGCTGGAGCGCCATGCGCCGCACGCCATCCGCGGCTATCGCGACGAGACGCAGCTGCGCTACCTGATCGGCACCGGCGTGTCGGCGGCGGCGATCCATTACGTGCGCGAAAGGCTGGACGAGGCCGGCTTCCCGGCGGTGAAGATCGTCGCCAGCAGCGGCTTCGGCCCGGCCAAGTGCCGCCTGATGGCGGAGGCCAACGCCCCGGTGGACGTGATCGGCACCGGCAGCTACCTGCCCGAACGCTGGACCGAGACCTACGCCACCGCCGACATCATCGAGTATGACGGCGAACGCCGCGTGAAGGTCGGCCGCGAGTTCCTGTTCCGGCGTTAG
- the deoA gene encoding thymidine phosphorylase has protein sequence MLPQEIVRAKRDGQPLDAATIQDFVRGITDGRVSESQAAAFAMAVFFRGMSLDERVALTRAMRDSGTVMEWKSLGLPGPVIDKHSTGGVGDKVSLILAPMLAACGGFVPMVSGRGLGHTGGTLDKFESIPGYRAKPDNELLRQVVKEVGCAVIGATDDIAPADKRLYAIRDVTATVESLDLITASILSKKLAAGLDALVMDVKFGTGAFMQRFEDAEALADSIVTVSMGAGLPAVALLTDMNEVLGRSAGNALEMRECLAILRGEAADPRLYEVTAALAADLLALAGLAPDAAAGRVMADRSIASGAAAERFARMVAALGGPADLLEQPDRHLESAPIVRPVFAERAGFVGAIDTRGVGMAVVALGGGRTKTTDAIDFAVGFDDVAGLGDAVGPGERPLAILHARTEAQAEEAERRLKASVTVTDAAPERGPLIAKRLG, from the coding sequence ATGCTTCCACAAGAGATCGTCCGCGCCAAGCGCGACGGCCAGCCGCTCGACGCCGCCACCATCCAGGACTTCGTCCGCGGCATCACCGACGGCCGCGTTTCGGAATCCCAGGCCGCGGCCTTCGCCATGGCCGTCTTCTTCCGCGGCATGAGCCTGGACGAGCGGGTGGCGCTGACCCGCGCAATGCGCGATTCCGGCACGGTGATGGAGTGGAAGTCGCTGGGCCTGCCCGGCCCGGTGATCGACAAGCATTCCACCGGCGGCGTCGGCGACAAGGTCAGCCTGATCCTGGCGCCGATGCTGGCCGCCTGCGGCGGATTCGTGCCGATGGTGTCGGGCCGCGGCCTTGGCCACACCGGCGGCACGCTCGACAAGTTCGAGAGCATCCCCGGCTACCGCGCCAAGCCAGACAACGAGCTGCTGCGCCAGGTGGTGAAGGAGGTCGGCTGCGCGGTGATCGGCGCCACCGACGACATCGCCCCGGCCGACAAGCGCCTTTACGCCATCCGCGACGTGACGGCGACGGTGGAGTCGCTCGACCTCATCACCGCGTCGATCCTGTCGAAGAAGCTCGCCGCCGGGCTGGACGCGCTGGTGATGGACGTGAAGTTCGGCACCGGCGCCTTCATGCAGCGATTCGAGGATGCCGAGGCGCTGGCGGACAGCATCGTCACCGTGTCGATGGGCGCCGGCCTGCCGGCGGTCGCCCTGCTGACCGACATGAACGAGGTGCTGGGCCGCAGCGCCGGCAACGCGCTGGAGATGCGCGAATGCCTCGCCATCCTGCGCGGCGAGGCGGCCGACCCGCGGCTCTATGAAGTGACGGCGGCGCTGGCAGCGGATCTGCTGGCGCTTGCCGGGCTGGCGCCGGACGCCGCGGCGGGACGGGTCATGGCCGACCGCTCCATCGCCAGCGGCGCGGCAGCGGAGCGCTTCGCCCGCATGGTGGCGGCGCTGGGCGGACCGGCCGATTTGCTGGAGCAGCCGGACCGCCATCTGGAAAGCGCGCCCATCGTCCGCCCGGTCTTCGCCGAGCGCGCCGGCTTCGTCGGCGCCATCGACACCCGCGGAGTCGGCATGGCGGTGGTGGCGCTGGGAGGTGGCCGGACCAAGACCACCGACGCCATCGACTTCGCCGTCGGCTTCGACGACGTCGCCGGGCTGGGCGACGCGGTGGGTCCCGGAGAGCGGCCGCTGGCGATCCTGCACGCCCGCACGGAGGCGCAGGCCGAGGAGGCGGAACGCCGCCTGAAGGCGTCGGTCACGGTGACGGACGCCGCACCGGAGCGGGGGCCGCTGATCGCTAAGCGTCTGGGGTGA
- the deoC gene encoding deoxyribose-phosphate aldolase — protein MKLSADLQSALDASANAPSDADLARRAVGMLDLTSLNGDDSDRVVEALCARAVTPVGPVAAVCVWARFVPTARKALEGTPVKIATVVNFPTGEADASSVAAETRRAIADGADEIDVVLPYKAFIDGARTQPMNVVKACREACADKALMKVILESGAFPDAELLAWAARDAIAAGADFLKTSTGKTQPAATLPAAAVMLDSIYESGKTVGFKASGGIRDAAEAARYLALADQILGEGWATPQTFRFGASSLLDALLAAAGHGKREGEREAAPAGGY, from the coding sequence ATGAAACTGTCTGCCGACCTGCAAAGCGCGCTCGACGCCAGCGCGAACGCCCCGTCCGACGCCGATCTGGCGCGCCGGGCCGTGGGCATGCTCGACCTCACCAGCCTGAACGGCGACGACAGCGACCGGGTGGTGGAGGCTCTCTGCGCCCGTGCCGTGACGCCCGTCGGGCCGGTCGCCGCGGTCTGCGTCTGGGCGCGCTTCGTGCCCACCGCCCGCAAGGCGCTGGAGGGCACGCCGGTGAAAATCGCCACCGTGGTGAATTTCCCAACCGGCGAGGCCGACGCATCGTCGGTGGCGGCGGAAACCCGGCGCGCCATCGCCGACGGGGCCGACGAGATCGACGTGGTTCTGCCCTACAAGGCCTTCATCGACGGCGCCCGCACCCAGCCGATGAATGTCGTGAAAGCCTGCCGCGAGGCCTGCGCCGACAAGGCCCTGATGAAGGTCATCCTGGAATCGGGCGCCTTCCCCGACGCCGAGCTGCTGGCCTGGGCGGCGCGTGACGCCATCGCCGCCGGTGCCGATTTCCTCAAGACCTCCACCGGCAAGACGCAGCCGGCCGCCACCCTGCCGGCGGCGGCGGTGATGCTCGACAGCATCTATGAATCGGGCAAGACGGTCGGCTTCAAGGCCTCCGGCGGCATCCGCGACGCGGCGGAAGCGGCGCGCTATCTGGCGCTGGCCGACCAAATCCTGGGCGAGGGCTGGGCGACGCCGCAGACCTTCCGCTTCGGCGCCTCCAGCCTGCTCGACGCGCTGCTGGCAGCCGCCGGGCATGGAAAGCGGGAAGGCGAGCGCGAAGCGGCCCCGGCGGGAGGGTACTGA
- a CDS encoding purine-nucleoside phosphorylase, producing the protein MTAARAAADILHRASGHRPRVGIVLGSGLGGIADRIADAVAIPYTDIAGFPVPSVSGHAGRLVVGQLGGVEVACMQGRVHAYEGNGFDALKTAVRALKLAGCDTLVLTAAVGSLRLEVGPGRLMAISDHLNLLGANPLTGPNDEAFGERFPSMTDAWDPELRGLLKDVAAGLAIDLAEGVYAAYPGPSFETPAEVRMMKLLGADAVGMSTVPECIVARHCGLRVVGCAVVTNLGVGLGDGPVDHRQTLTAASAAAADLERLLVGFLERLHEKDGSRS; encoded by the coding sequence ATGACCGCAGCCCGCGCCGCCGCGGACATCCTTCACCGTGCCTCCGGCCACCGGCCGCGGGTCGGCATCGTGCTGGGCTCCGGCCTGGGCGGCATCGCCGACCGCATCGCCGATGCGGTCGCCATCCCCTACACCGACATCGCCGGCTTCCCCGTTCCCAGCGTGTCCGGCCATGCCGGGCGGCTGGTGGTCGGGCAACTCGGCGGGGTGGAGGTCGCCTGCATGCAGGGCCGCGTCCACGCCTATGAGGGCAATGGTTTCGACGCGCTGAAAACCGCGGTGCGGGCGCTGAAGCTGGCCGGCTGCGACACGCTGGTTCTGACCGCCGCCGTCGGTTCGCTGCGGCTGGAGGTCGGACCCGGCCGGCTGATGGCGATCAGCGACCATCTGAACCTGCTGGGCGCCAACCCGCTGACCGGCCCGAACGACGAGGCCTTCGGCGAGCGCTTCCCCAGCATGACCGACGCCTGGGACCCGGAGCTTCGCGGCCTGCTGAAGGATGTCGCCGCCGGGCTCGCCATCGATCTGGCGGAGGGCGTCTATGCCGCCTATCCCGGCCCGTCCTTCGAGACGCCGGCCGAGGTGCGGATGATGAAGCTGCTGGGCGCCGACGCGGTCGGCATGTCCACCGTCCCGGAATGCATCGTCGCGCGCCATTGCGGCCTGCGGGTCGTCGGATGCGCCGTCGTCACCAACCTGGGTGTCGGGCTCGGCGACGGACCGGTCGACCATCGCCAGACCCTGACCGCCGCATCGGCGGCAGCCGCCGACCTGGAACGCCTGCTGGTCGGTTTCCTCGAACGCCTGCATGAAAAGGACGGGTCCCGGTCATGA
- the cdd gene encoding cytidine deaminase — protein MTDTPELARLIEAARVARENAHAPYSKFKVGAAILGESGRIFAGCNVENAAYPQGQCAESSAIGAMVTAGDRRIRAIAVMGGEAGAEEICTPCGGCRQRIREFATLETPIHICDPAGLRRTFPLETLLPESFGPTNLAF, from the coding sequence ATGACCGACACGCCCGAGCTGGCACGCCTGATCGAAGCGGCCCGCGTCGCCCGCGAGAACGCCCACGCCCCCTATTCCAAGTTCAAGGTGGGTGCGGCCATCCTCGGCGAATCGGGGCGCATCTTCGCCGGCTGCAATGTGGAGAACGCGGCCTATCCGCAGGGCCAATGCGCGGAATCGAGCGCCATCGGCGCCATGGTGACCGCCGGCGACCGCCGCATCCGCGCCATCGCCGTGATGGGCGGCGAGGCGGGAGCGGAGGAAATCTGCACCCCCTGCGGCGGCTGCCGCCAGCGCATCCGCGAATTCGCCACACTGGAAACGCCGATCCACATCTGCGACCCGGCCGGGCTGCGGCGGACCTTCCCGCTGGAAACCCTGTTGCCGGAATCCTTCGGCCCCACCAATTTAGCCTTCTGA
- a CDS encoding ABC transporter permease: MEDALLLALQLLGATVRVATPLVLAAFAGMYCERAGVVDIGLEGKMLAGAFFSAAVASATLNPWLGLLAGIAAGVTLAMVHGFACITHNGNQVVSGMAINILVAGLAPTLAYAWFHQGGQTPLLPNQARIPAVDLPGVDALAGVPVLGPIYRELFNGNNILIWVTLVLVIATHWVLHRSRFGLRLRAVGENPAAVDTAGLSVATLRYQALLVTGVLTGMAGAYLSTGHGAGFVRDMTAGKGYLALAALIFGKWRPGPTLFACLLFAFTDAVQVRLQGVELPVIGVIPVQFIQMLPYVLTVLLLAGFVGKAIAPKASGIPYVKER, translated from the coding sequence ATGGAGGACGCGCTTCTTCTGGCGTTGCAGCTGCTGGGCGCCACCGTCCGGGTGGCGACGCCGCTGGTGCTGGCGGCCTTCGCCGGCATGTATTGCGAGCGGGCCGGCGTGGTCGACATTGGGCTGGAAGGCAAGATGCTGGCCGGCGCCTTCTTCTCCGCCGCCGTCGCCTCGGCAACCCTCAACCCCTGGCTCGGGCTGCTGGCGGGCATCGCCGCGGGGGTGACGCTGGCGATGGTCCATGGCTTCGCCTGCATCACCCACAACGGCAATCAGGTGGTGTCGGGCATGGCGATCAACATCCTGGTCGCCGGGCTGGCGCCGACGCTGGCCTATGCCTGGTTCCATCAGGGCGGCCAGACCCCGCTTCTGCCCAACCAGGCGCGCATCCCCGCGGTCGATCTGCCGGGAGTGGACGCGCTGGCCGGCGTGCCGGTGCTGGGGCCGATCTATCGCGAGCTGTTCAACGGCAACAACATCCTGATCTGGGTGACGCTGGTCCTGGTGATCGCCACCCATTGGGTGCTCCACCGCTCCCGCTTCGGGCTGCGGCTGCGGGCGGTGGGCGAGAATCCGGCGGCGGTCGACACCGCCGGCCTGTCGGTGGCGACGCTGCGCTATCAGGCGCTGCTGGTGACCGGCGTGCTGACCGGCATGGCGGGGGCCTACCTGTCCACCGGCCATGGCGCCGGCTTCGTCCGCGACATGACCGCCGGCAAGGGCTATCTGGCGCTGGCGGCGCTGATCTTCGGCAAATGGCGGCCGGGGCCGACCCTGTTCGCCTGCCTGCTGTTCGCCTTCACCGACGCGGTGCAGGTGCGGTTGCAGGGCGTCGAGCTGCCGGTGATCGGGGTCATTCCGGTGCAGTTCATCCAGATGCTGCCCTATGTGCTGACCGTGCTGCTGCTGGCCGGCTTCGTCGGCAAGGCCATCGCCCCGAAGGCGAGCGGCATCCCCTATGTCAAGGAGCGCTGA
- a CDS encoding ABC transporter permease has product MLLSGSGKGQPGAVPGWVGYALLPVLNLVAAFVLSGLVILVIGENPVDVLSLLVTEALGYPEAIGYTLYYTTSYIFTGLAVAIAFHCGLFNIGGEGQAYLGGLGAGLVALALTGWPWPVVALLAILASALFGAAWAFIPAWLQAKRGSHIVITTIMFNFIAASIMTWLLVDVLIRPGSQSPETREFDPGVWLPSMDRALGWIGITIPASPLNLSFLWALACCLLFHLFLRRTRWGYELRTVGRNERAAVYAGISPARNIVIAMLISGALAGFVGVNEILGVQHRVILNFTGGVGFVGIAVALMGRNHPVGIILAALLFGVLAQGGGQLSFEYPSINRELVMVIQGLVILFAGAMENLFKPQVEALFRRRGAAAVETGRS; this is encoded by the coding sequence GTGCTGCTGAGCGGGTCGGGGAAGGGGCAGCCGGGCGCCGTGCCGGGCTGGGTCGGGTATGCGCTGCTGCCGGTTCTCAACCTCGTCGCGGCCTTCGTGCTGTCGGGGCTGGTGATCCTGGTGATCGGCGAGAATCCGGTGGACGTGCTGTCGCTGTTGGTGACGGAGGCTCTGGGTTACCCGGAGGCCATCGGCTACACCCTTTATTACACCACCAGCTACATCTTCACCGGGCTGGCGGTGGCCATTGCCTTCCATTGCGGGCTGTTCAACATCGGCGGCGAGGGGCAGGCCTATCTGGGCGGGCTCGGCGCCGGGCTGGTGGCGCTGGCGCTGACCGGCTGGCCCTGGCCGGTGGTGGCGCTGCTGGCGATCCTGGCGTCGGCCCTGTTCGGCGCCGCCTGGGCCTTCATCCCGGCCTGGCTGCAGGCCAAGCGCGGCAGCCACATCGTCATCACGACGATCATGTTCAACTTCATCGCCGCGTCGATCATGACCTGGCTGCTGGTGGACGTGCTGATCCGCCCCGGCAGCCAGTCGCCGGAAACACGGGAGTTCGATCCCGGCGTCTGGCTGCCGTCGATGGACCGGGCGCTGGGCTGGATCGGCATCACGATTCCGGCCTCGCCGCTGAACCTGTCCTTCCTGTGGGCGCTGGCCTGCTGCCTTCTGTTCCATCTGTTCCTGCGCCGGACCCGCTGGGGCTACGAGCTGCGCACGGTGGGCCGGAACGAGCGGGCGGCGGTCTATGCCGGCATCTCGCCGGCCCGCAACATCGTCATCGCCATGCTGATTTCCGGCGCGCTTGCCGGCTTCGTCGGCGTGAACGAGATCCTGGGCGTGCAGCACCGGGTGATCCTGAACTTCACCGGCGGTGTCGGCTTCGTCGGCATCGCCGTGGCGCTGATGGGACGCAACCATCCGGTCGGGATCATTCTGGCGGCCTTGCTGTTCGGGGTTCTGGCGCAGGGCGGCGGCCAGCTGTCCTTCGAATACCCCTCGATCAACCGCGAGTTGGTGATGGTGATCCAGGGTCTGGTCATCCTGTTCGCGGGTGCGATGGAAAACCTGTTCAAGCCGCAGGTGGAGGCGCTGTTCCGCCGCCGCGGCGCCGCCGCGGTCGAGACGGGGAGGAGCTGA
- a CDS encoding (2Fe-2S) ferredoxin domain-containing protein, with translation MPLDLPQTFRHHVFCCAQQRPPGHPRGSCAAKGAHPLWQRLDQKIQGKGLTDVGMAMTGCLGFCSAGPLMVVYPEGIWYRPETPEDIDEIVESHLVGDTPVERLVMVLTR, from the coding sequence ATGCCGCTCGACCTGCCGCAGACCTTCCGCCACCATGTCTTCTGTTGCGCTCAGCAGCGCCCGCCCGGCCATCCGCGCGGCAGCTGTGCCGCCAAGGGGGCGCATCCGCTGTGGCAGCGGCTGGACCAGAAAATCCAGGGCAAGGGCCTGACGGATGTGGGCATGGCGATGACGGGCTGCCTCGGCTTCTGCTCCGCCGGGCCGCTGATGGTGGTGTATCCGGAGGGCATCTGGTATCGCCCGGAAACACCGGAGGACATCGACGAGATCGTCGAGTCGCATCTGGTCGGGGACACGCCGGTGGAGCGGTTGGTGATGGTGCTGACGCGGTGA
- a CDS encoding DMT family transporter translates to MTDAETADLLPAEADSVPYAVGCFLAAILLFAAMDTLIKFLTAGYPVPQLMFVRSLVAFLLVGGYTLWRGGGIAAMRTQRPWGHVWRAFAGLISMGCFFYAFRELPLADVYVLSFAGPLFITALSAPLLGEPVGWRRWVAVVVGFGGVVVMAQPSAGAPLVPVLVGLCAALFYALAALAVRGLSRTETSASIVLYLLLTTTVVSGALTVPVWIAPTADALGLMALVGVLGAGAQVLLTQAFRRAPPAVVAPFEYTGMVWASLFGWMVFGDLPTAPVLLGAMVIIGSGLYILHRETMVARRRLGS, encoded by the coding sequence ATGACCGACGCCGAAACCGCCGACCTGCTGCCTGCCGAGGCCGATTCGGTTCCCTATGCCGTCGGCTGCTTCCTGGCCGCGATCCTGCTGTTCGCGGCGATGGACACGCTGATCAAGTTCCTGACCGCCGGCTACCCGGTGCCGCAGTTGATGTTCGTGCGCTCGCTGGTCGCCTTCCTGCTGGTGGGCGGCTACACCCTGTGGCGCGGCGGCGGAATCGCGGCGATGCGGACGCAGCGGCCCTGGGGGCATGTCTGGCGCGCCTTCGCCGGGCTGATCTCCATGGGATGCTTCTTCTATGCGTTCCGGGAACTGCCGCTGGCCGATGTCTATGTGCTGAGCTTCGCCGGGCCGCTGTTCATCACCGCGCTGTCCGCCCCGCTGCTGGGGGAGCCGGTGGGTTGGCGGCGCTGGGTGGCGGTGGTGGTCGGGTTTGGCGGCGTGGTGGTGATGGCGCAGCCGTCGGCCGGGGCGCCGCTGGTGCCGGTGCTGGTCGGGCTGTGCGCCGCGCTGTTCTATGCGCTGGCGGCGCTGGCCGTGCGCGGCCTGTCGCGGACCGAGACCAGCGCGTCGATCGTGCTCTATCTGCTGCTGACGACGACGGTGGTCAGCGGCGCGCTGACGGTTCCCGTCTGGATCGCGCCGACCGCCGACGCGCTGGGTCTTATGGCGCTGGTCGGGGTGCTGGGTGCGGGGGCGCAGGTGCTGCTGACCCAGGCCTTCCGCCGCGCGCCGCCGGCGGTGGTGGCGCCCTTCGAATATACCGGCATGGTCTGGGCCAGCCTGTTCGGCTGGATGGTGTTCGGCGACCTGCCGACCGCGCCGGTGCTGCTCGGTGCCATGGTCATCATCGGCAGCGGGCTCTATATCCTGCATCGTGAAACCATGGTGGCGCGCCGCCGGCTGGGTTCTTGA
- a CDS encoding ABC transporter substrate-binding protein, with the protein MRRALPLLIGLLAASSCLSSAARADDTLSFPVLVPLTGFLSLEGTSQRNGAVLALKQTPAGIAIASEVVDTGTSPEAAVTALERAAGSGTVGAVAASMLGTQMLAMLPLAQELKLPLVTVSGTASITEQGNPWVFRFFPGDAVTKAAHARYVVEELGKRQPAVIYQTTAYGQSGKTHLDAAFKALGVTPVFEEGVDPAAKDLLPVLTKALAAKPDVLVLHLHSGPTALLLRQAASSGVAVPIVAGSAMHQPSTAALLEPAELKGVCAETAASPISGGTPEVKAFTDAYRTVFGKEPDAFALGQYDGMTMVLEAVKAGARGPDAIRKALSSETFKGLAMTYKSDGKGNMAHSAVIVCYDGTSRVPVLAKRYDDPALAAK; encoded by the coding sequence ATGCGGCGTGCGCTTCCCCTTCTGATCGGCCTGCTGGCCGCATCCTCCTGTCTGTCGTCCGCCGCCCGCGCCGACGACACGCTGTCCTTTCCGGTGCTGGTGCCGCTGACCGGCTTCCTGTCGCTGGAGGGCACCAGCCAGCGCAACGGTGCCGTCCTGGCGCTGAAGCAGACCCCGGCCGGGATCGCCATCGCCTCCGAAGTCGTCGACACCGGCACCTCGCCCGAGGCGGCGGTGACGGCGCTGGAGCGCGCGGCCGGCAGCGGCACGGTCGGGGCGGTCGCCGCCAGCATGCTCGGCACCCAGATGCTGGCGATGCTGCCGCTGGCGCAGGAGCTGAAGCTGCCGCTGGTCACCGTCTCGGGCACCGCCTCGATCACCGAGCAGGGCAACCCCTGGGTCTTCCGCTTCTTCCCCGGCGATGCCGTGACCAAGGCCGCCCATGCCCGCTATGTGGTGGAGGAGCTGGGCAAGCGGCAGCCGGCCGTCATCTACCAGACCACCGCCTATGGCCAGAGCGGCAAGACCCATCTCGACGCCGCCTTCAAGGCTCTGGGCGTCACCCCCGTCTTCGAGGAGGGGGTGGACCCCGCCGCCAAGGACCTGCTGCCGGTGTTGACCAAGGCGCTGGCCGCCAAGCCCGACGTGCTGGTGCTGCATCTGCATTCCGGCCCGACCGCGTTGCTGCTGCGGCAGGCGGCGTCCAGCGGGGTGGCGGTGCCCATCGTCGCCGGCTCCGCCATGCATCAGCCGAGCACCGCCGCCCTGCTGGAACCGGCGGAGCTGAAGGGCGTCTGTGCCGAGACCGCGGCCTCGCCCATCTCCGGCGGCACGCCGGAGGTCAAGGCCTTTACCGATGCCTACCGCACCGTCTTCGGCAAGGAGCCGGATGCCTTCGCGCTCGGCCAGTATGATGGCATGACCATGGTGCTGGAGGCGGTGAAGGCCGGCGCCCGCGGCCCCGACGCGATCCGCAAGGCTCTGTCGTCGGAGACCTTCAAGGGCCTCGCCATGACCTACAAGTCCGACGGCAAGGGCAACATGGCCCATTCCGCCGTCATCGTCTGCTATGACGGGACCAGCCGCGTGCCGGTGCTGGCGAAGCGCTACGACGACCCCGCACTCGCGGCGAAGTGA
- a CDS encoding branched-chain amino acid ABC transporter permease — protein MAALQLLVNGVALGAAYALVALGFVLVLNATSAVNFAQGDLVMAGGLLAVALAPLIPLPGIALLPVVLALMAGLGLLLALAAYLPLRRRPPVSVFISTIAIGIILQNGAAILFGPEPRAAPPLLGDDTLSIGGLAVPEQSLAIVAVAALLIGAQQWVFARTQLGRRLRATAQDPEMARACGVPVTAMILVTFAIGAACAGAAGLLLANRYFVTPTAGGDLILKAYIAVTIGGWGSVPGAVVGALLIALFEVGVSSVLSYPVALGALYLTLLAILVLRPQGLFGEAVRRRG, from the coding sequence ATGGCGGCGCTTCAACTGCTGGTCAACGGGGTGGCGCTGGGGGCGGCCTATGCGCTGGTGGCGCTGGGATTCGTGCTGGTGCTGAACGCCACCTCGGCGGTGAATTTCGCCCAGGGCGATCTGGTCATGGCCGGCGGGCTGCTGGCGGTGGCGCTGGCGCCCCTGATCCCGCTGCCGGGCATCGCCCTGCTGCCGGTGGTGCTGGCGCTGATGGCGGGACTGGGGCTGCTGCTGGCGCTGGCGGCCTATCTGCCGCTGCGCCGCCGGCCGCCGGTGTCGGTCTTCATCAGCACCATCGCCATCGGCATCATCCTGCAGAACGGCGCCGCCATCCTGTTCGGGCCGGAGCCGCGCGCTGCGCCGCCGCTGCTCGGCGACGACACCCTTTCCATAGGCGGGCTGGCGGTGCCGGAGCAGTCGCTCGCCATCGTCGCGGTGGCGGCGTTGCTGATCGGCGCGCAGCAATGGGTGTTCGCCCGCACGCAGCTTGGACGCCGGCTGCGCGCCACGGCGCAGGACCCGGAGATGGCGCGGGCCTGCGGCGTGCCGGTCACGGCGATGATCCTGGTGACCTTCGCCATCGGTGCCGCCTGTGCCGGGGCGGCGGGGCTGCTGCTCGCCAACCGCTATTTCGTCACGCCGACCGCGGGCGGGGACCTGATTTTGAAGGCCTACATCGCGGTAACCATCGGTGGCTGGGGGTCGGTGCCGGGGGCTGTGGTGGGGGCGCTGCTGATCGCGCTGTTCGAGGTGGGGGTGTCGTCGGTGCTGTCCTACCCAGTGGCGCTGGGAGCGCTGTACCTGACGCTGCTGGCGATCCTGGTGTTGCGGCCGCAAGGCCTGTTCGGCGAAGCGGTGCGCCGCCGTGGCTGA